Proteins encoded in a region of the Prunus persica cultivar Lovell chromosome G4, Prunus_persica_NCBIv2, whole genome shotgun sequence genome:
- the LOC109948714 gene encoding uncharacterized protein K02A2.6-like gives MMKDCINYSKGCEACQRHGPIQQAPSVPMNPVVKPWPFRGWAMDLIGKIYPASNQQHCFIIVATDYFTKWVEAKPVKTTTSQEIITFIEEQIIQRFGIPESITTDRGSSFISRDMLDMAETFKFKLLQSTPYYAQANGQAESSNKVIINIIRKMLEKNPKQWHEKLSETLWAYRTSKREATGMTPYALTYGHDAILPMEIAVQSLRIAHQHGLIGEDYSQAMLLELEELDASRIDTLNKLLAGKQAVSRAYNKRVRNKSFEEGEIVWKAILPFGAHIAGYGKWSPTWEGPFIINQILGMGAYRLQDRDGVVHFAPINGKWLKKFYPTMWDSQAVQTDPGIEEEQD, from the coding sequence ATGATGAAAGATTGCATCAACTATTCCAAGGGATGTGAGGCCTGTCAAAGGCACGGCCCAATCCAGCAGGCCCCTTCGGTTCCCATGAATCCAGTGGTAAAACCATGGCCTTTTaggggatgggcaatggatctcattggtAAGATCTATCCGGCCAGCAACCAGCAGCATTGTTTCATTATTGTTGCCAcagactacttcaccaaatgggtggaggccaagccagtaaaaaccacaacatctcaagagatcatcaccttcatagaagaacagatcatacaaaggtttggcattccagaatcaatcacaactgataggggttcttctttcatatctagggatatgctagatatggcagaaacattcaaattcaaactgcttcaatctactccttactatgctcaagctaatggacaggcagaatcaagtaacaaggtgattatcaatatcatcagaaaGATGCTAGAGAAGAATCCAAAGCAGTGGCATGAGAAGTTATCAGAAACTTTGTGGGCATACAGAACTTCAAAGAGAGAAGCAACTGGCATGACCCCCTATGCTCTAACCTACGGCCATGATGCCATTCTTCCCATGGAGATAGCAGTCCAATCTCTTAGAATTGCTCACCAGCACGGTCTCATTGGAGAGGATTACTCTCAAGCCATGTTGCTGGAATTGGAAGAATTGGATGCAAGCAGAATTGacaccctcaacaaactcttagcaggaaaacaggCTGTGTCAAGGGCCTACAACAAGAGAGTCAgaaacaagagttttgaagagggagagatagtCTGGAAGGCAATTCTGCCCTTTGGAGCACACATAGCTGGATATGGGAAATGgtcacctacatgggaaggcccttttataattaaccaaatcctCGGAATGGGGGCATACAGGTTGCAGGACCGAGATGGAGTTGTTCATTTTGCCCCAATCAATGGTAAATGGTTAAAGAAGTTCTATCCAACCATGTGGGATTCGCAGGCTGTACAAACAGATCCCGGGATAGAAGAGGAACAAGATTga